The nucleotide sequence CATGAAAAAAAGTAGATAATAAAAATTCCATGTAAAACTTATGCGTATctattgaatgaaaaaaaaaaataatatttaaacaatatttataGAGACTCGAcgatgaaaataaaatgtttagaaGAAAGGATAAAATTAGAAATGCAACGAAATGTCAATAAATTCGACTtttgcgaaaaaaaaaacattatttcttcaaacattttaattattaaaagtactaaaggaaaaaaaattgtctatcTCTTTGTAAAAGTGTGATTTCCATATCTTTGCAAAATAAATGGCGAGAAAAAAACATTGATGCAAAAAGCAAGAAAGTAAATAAGTAAACAATTTTAATGAGATGaagaaaattaatgtaaaagtgaatgtaagtaaaataatcaaatgTTTTTTGCTGtgtaaaaacttaagaaaaaaaaaggaaattttagaataattatgattttttctgTCTCTTCTGTCATTCTGTATGATATTACAATAacgatataaataaaattatgaatgtACGTGCTAGTTGTTGTTTTTTTGCTTTGgcttttagaatttatttagcaaaaaagtcaaaaatacgttatttttattattttgttcaaatttgaattcGACAATGGGGGAATGCCCTTTAACTTGTCGAAACCCATATGggcaaacataacctcaaagttatACATAACCTCATTCCCAGTCACAGAGTGCTCGCGGAAAAATCGTTTTTCTCATGTTTTCCTGTGATTATTTGTTGAAAATTGAGTGAATTTTGATCAAATGGCCAATAAATCGACTTTGAGTGAATCTACAAATCTCGAGGATGAAGTATGGAATGAATTAGTGGCTATTCCCTCCGACGTTCCCGAACATCGAGACGTCTGCGAAAGATGCAGGTATATTCTCAGTTCCAGAAGCCCCTGCTGGTTAGtcataacagaattttaacCTTCCAGACGTCCTTCGACTGTGTGCTGGTGTCCCCATTTGCCAACCACTCCCCTAAACCCTAAATCTCGCGTTATAATCCTGCAGCATCCGGCAGAAGAAAAGCGATGCCTCCAGACAGCAAAAATGCTCTCCCTGGGGCTCGCCAGCAACAAGTGCCTAATATTCCGCGGCAAGAGATTTCCCACGCCCAAGCATGAATCAACCCTGAGGGAAATTCTCGATGATCCGCGTTCCCTTTTGCTCTATCCGAGCAAGAATTCCGTTCCCTTGGAAGAAATTCCCACCCATGAGGGTCCATTCAATCTCATCTTGCTGGATGGGACATGGTCCCAGGCCAAAGCAATCTACGCCAGCAACTCTTCTCTCCACCACATGCGCCAAGTGAAGCTAATCACGACAGGAAATAGCAATTATGTGATAAGAACTCAGCCCACTGAAGGGTGCCTAAGTACTCTGGAAACGGCAGCAGAAGTGCTTTCGATTGTGGAGTGCGATGGTATCTATCGGGATCAGTTGCTGAAACCACTTCATGCCCTCTGTGATTTCCAACTGAAGAACGGAGCTGTGACGCATCAGTCCAAGGAGTATCTCATCAAAACCAACCGATACCCCAAATTAATTGGCCGGAGGCTCCGGAAACTCCTCCGGCAGACAGAAGTAACCGAAACAGAGAATCAATGATGGACTAATTTATATTATGAGCTCTTACAAAGTATGGCAAGGTGTCCAGGGGGGCTCTGTAGCTGGGAAGCCAGCGAGGCCCTTGAAAAATCGTGTTGTCATTCCCATCTCTCCAGATGCCGTATGGCAGGAAGATCCCTCTTTCAGTGGTGTTGGGCTTGAGAACAGGAGCCACAATAATGTCCTCTCCCAAAAGATATTctaaaagtgaaataaatttgtttaaaaactgaaaacttcttttttttgtaattgataggggaaagcgcgctattttcggacgactcaagcttcggacaattcttTTAGGTgggattccttcataatcacacctattgtgatactccgattttctaaaagtactctgatcgagctgaaattcacagggtatatattttgaacatccctgatgccgaaaatggtagtccgccattttcgggtccggccgtccgtagtacgcaatatctccggtttggaaagagatatcttcataatttttttttaaatagggtaaatgtcctaattcaaaaccatttccagacgctttaactttaacagaagattcaacacttaaagttcatattttttctaaagagaattacataaatttgctccttgactcttctagaatgttactgtttagtgaaaattttttaaatagaatttgaaaacttcttaaatacaagaaaaatacgcgagcgtaaaatgcttctattggaaacatattaatccaaatggagacaagggaaagtttctaattggagacaaacagtgtaagtgaaaccgcgacgaaaggcttccaaaaccttgttgatttGCTCCTGtatgcaggatttgttcttattcctggtcttttctcatctaaaacagtaagagaatctctccaaaaaatcatatttccggggtttcctattgaagcatttgcagacacttcagaaaaaccctttttgttcccgaaataggtaattatttcatttgaaaacttcacgtaccgttaacaataaagattagcacttaatataactaaaattatccagaaatatgacataaatgttaaacaaaaggaataaataacagtcacctcattgtgtttttcattggaaaacatggtctatcgatgaaaaattcgatggtgaaaaggtacacttttaatttttctgagaaattaacaaattaaaatttgtgaatatgaatggattttcgttttattttgagcaaaattaactaaataatgaaagtgtggtatagaaaatatataaatataataatttagtactgtatttatcatgaaaacaatgacgtttccatttggagtagcgaaaaatttccatttggagcaggttttgaattagcttaatttaccctatacctACTTgtgcgtacgacgatttctatgctattagttttttgaaaaatcggttctaaaccggtttaaaaccgtttTTCTAGGTTTTCTCGAAATTGGCCTATGcaatttgaaccattttatgttcatgttgtagcgctacttagtagaccaatttaaaaaaaaaattggagattgCACCATGAtctctcgagatatttcaagttgaagattgcaattttaagaaattttgctcgTAGCGTCGGGTAGGAAAAAAAACGAGAGAAGCGGCGTGACACCTGGTATTGCGCCATTTCTcctactctctctctctcgctctctcctgtatatatatatgtatatatatatatatatatatatatatccgcgagatttttcgcggattttcaggGGCCACGAAATttctcgcgaattttcgcgggtcgcgaaatttttcgcggattttcaggGGCCGCGagatttttcgcggattttcagtGGCCACGAAATTTTCGCGGGTTGCgaaatttttcgtggattttcagGGGCCGCGacatttttcgcgaattttccaGGGTCGCGAAatatttcgcggattttcacgggtcgTGAAATTCTTCGCGGATTTTCAGGGGCCGGGagatttttcgcggattttcaggGACCACGCAATTcttcacgaattttcgcgggtcgtGAAATTCCTCGCGGATTTTCaggggtcgcgaaatttttcgctgattttcgcaGGTCGttaaatttttcgcggattttgcaCTTCTTAAGCCCAAAACGATAAGTGTGATGTCAAGTTGGAGGGCTTGATCTCTCGTAGTTTCtgagaaaatcgattttaaagttttttagacaattttatgcatttttcttccaattttccttagtTTCAAGtgaagttttgcatatgtcaagcctgaaagagactctaattctaaatggatgtaaagtttgaggcctctatctctcatagtttccgagataatcgactttaaagattttcagacacttttttgaatttcttatccaattttcctcattaataacgataatatgtttcatacactttaagaattacgaaatatgcattatttatgtataaatatcgttcgggtttgccacaatccaaatttgcaatgaaggaatcgcacctctataagctgatctaggcttttCACTGGCTATAATGATTTTTGTTCAatgcttgagtcatccgaagatAGGGCACTTGCCTCCACTTTCTTACGGTCGAAAGTTTCCTGGGCTCGCATATTTGCAGCGTAGAGCCACCAAATGGGCAAATTTACAGGATGCCCATCTGACTTGGCTTCCTTGAAGAGATCCATGAATGTTCCCAAATATTTAAAGTGGAGCTTGAGGAATTTGTGAGTTAAATCCACAGTTTCCTCATCAAATTCCCACGGAGGCACTACAAAAGCCATTGAGGGAGTAAAAACAGCCGCCTGCATCCAGCGAATATACATGTCCTTGGTTAAATCAGCAATATGCCCAGATCCAATGGGAACCATCAAGAAGTAATAACCATTTAGATTTGTCTGCAGAATCTTGGGAATTAGAGCTTCCAAACCATTTTGAATGTCCCAGCGATTGTCGAAATCCGGGAGCTTCACGAGCAAGGGTAAATCTTGAGTGCAAAACCCAGTCCGGATAATTGTCTCACCGCTATACTCGGCCAGAGCTCTCAGGGAATCAATGGTGAATTGAACAGGATGTAAACTCGGGGGAACTCCCTCGTAATTGGGATCATTGGGAACAGAATCAAACTCACCGCCCTCAAAGTAGAAGTTTTCCACACCCAAGGTCTGAAGATTCCTAAGGCGAGATAGGAACCACCTTACAGCTTCAACTTTGGTGAAGTCTATGGCTGCAGTCCTGTCGAAATTTACATGAGTGTTCTGATGACTTTTCACAAAGAATCCCCTGGAGAGAGCTTCCTGGAAGTATGGATTGCATTTTTCATGGATAACTGGAGTTATGGTGAGTGTCAGAAGGATTTGATACCTCCTCAGGTACCTAATCAATCCCTgaacactgaaaaattttataggATCGAATTCCAGAGCTCCCTGGCATATTTCCCATGAGCGGTCCAGAATTATGCTGGACGTATTGAAGCCATAACGTACAAGATTATGCACAAAATCTTCCAAATGGGTCCTATTGCTATCCCTAAGAATCCATTTGGGAAACTGAATGACCCTTCGATCGGGGTAATGTTGAGGTTTTCCTAGGAATCTCTTTATAGCTGCTTGATGAGCAGTCCTGGCATCTGAAGCCACTCCAATGGTGTAATTGAAACAGAAGCCATGATCATAGGTGTAATAAGGACTCTGCTTCTTGGCAGCGAAGCATAAATGATTGGGTTTGCGATTCAGGAAGAGGGGAGTCTCTGGACTAAAATAGAGGAACATTCCTTTGGAAGTAACCCAGTATCTTTCAGAGATTAGAGAATGAGCAGATGTTTTGGGCAAATAGGCATAATCTGTAAATTGAAGATACTGAGATGGCCAGTATTGATAGTACCCCTGAGGTCCTGCAAACCAATTGCTCCCATCCGGAGACACCAGATCAAAGCAGTGCTCCACGAAATCATC is from Phlebotomus papatasi isolate M1 chromosome 1, Ppap_2.1, whole genome shotgun sequence and encodes:
- the LOC129802905 gene encoding myogenesis-regulating glycosidase-like encodes the protein MEKKRVQEKSKYKSAFKWGAAGITATVIFVLVEVFIIHWVTPFDDVLRVYFPKAGVHVQFEFELTEDGVTYSIHKNRTLVQLVRMGTNLGWDVRVEDHGNGAYILRSREGFVSFNQIADEDGFGLFQINQTLWAGDRLDDFVEHCFDLVSPDGSNWFAGPQGYYQYWPSQYLQFTDYAYLPKTSAHSLISERYWVTSKGMFLYFSPETPLFLNRKPNHLCFAAKKQSPYYTYDHGFCFNYTIGVASDARTAHQAAIKRFLGKPQHYPDRRVIQFPKWILRDSNRTHLEDFVHNLVRYGFNTSSIILDRSWEICQGALEFDPIKFFSVQGLIRYLRRYQILLTLTITPVIHEKCNPYFQEALSRGFFVKSHQNTHVNFDRTAAIDFTKVEAVRWFLSRLRNLQTLGVENFYFEGGEFDSVPNDPNYEGVPPSLHPVQFTIDSLRALAEYSGETIIRTGFCTQDLPLLVKLPDFDNRWDIQNGLEALIPKILQTNLNGYYFLMVPIGSGHIADLTKDMYIRWMQAAVFTPSMAFVVPPWEFDEETVDLTHKFLKLHFKYLGTFMDLFKEAKSDGHPVNLPIWWLYAANMRAQETFDRKKVEASALSSDDSSIEQKSL
- the LOC129804413 gene encoding tRNA-uridine aminocarboxypropyltransferase 2, whose amino-acid sequence is MANKSTLSESTNLEDEVWNELVAIPSDVPEHRDVCERCRRPSTVCWCPHLPTTPLNPKSRVIILQHPAEEKRCLQTAKMLSLGLASNKCLIFRGKRFPTPKHESTLREILDDPRSLLLYPSKNSVPLEEIPTHEGPFNLILLDGTWSQAKAIYASNSSLHHMRQVKLITTGNSNYVIRTQPTEGCLSTLETAAEVLSIVECDGIYRDQLLKPLHALCDFQLKNGAVTHQSKEYLIKTNRYPKLIGRRLRKLLRQTEVTETENQ